A portion of the Natronococcus sp. AD-5 genome contains these proteins:
- a CDS encoding TIGR00341 family protein, with amino-acid sequence MRLVQLTVPTGKRQTILETLDDREIDYVVTDEDSSRDYTAVVYFPLPSPAVEPVLDDLQEAGIDEDAYTVVVDAETVVSRRFQALREEYEEGDVESDRISRQELQAEAESLTPTFAVYSIMTIISSVVATAGLLLDSPAVVVGSMVIAPLIGPALGASVGSVIDDEELFVESMTYQIIGIILAIGAAAAFAWLVKTTNIVPPGLNIAAVGEISERLAPDLLSLVIALGAGVAGIVSIATGISVALVGVMIAAALIPPAAAAGVAMAWGRPDAAIGATVLVFVNVLSVNLAGLLTLWYLGYRPENLFALGETERRVRKRVVGLVVIVLIFSAFLGVITYSSYQAGNFEETAREEAALVLEEDEYAQYQLLEFEVVMDEDYPFQSPERVIITIGGPPDEAPPGLASDLRARIDGHTNEPVEIEIRYIAVFEE; translated from the coding sequence GTGCGGCTCGTACAGCTGACGGTTCCGACGGGCAAGCGACAGACGATCCTCGAGACGCTCGACGATCGCGAGATCGATTACGTCGTCACCGACGAGGATAGCAGTCGAGACTACACGGCGGTCGTGTACTTCCCGCTGCCGTCACCGGCCGTCGAACCGGTGCTCGACGACCTCCAGGAGGCGGGTATCGACGAGGACGCTTACACGGTCGTCGTCGACGCGGAAACCGTCGTCTCCCGCCGCTTCCAAGCGTTGCGCGAGGAGTACGAGGAGGGCGACGTCGAATCGGACCGCATCTCCCGACAGGAGCTTCAGGCGGAAGCGGAGTCGTTGACGCCGACGTTCGCCGTCTACTCGATCATGACGATCATCAGTTCGGTCGTCGCGACGGCGGGGCTGTTGCTCGACTCGCCGGCGGTCGTCGTCGGTTCGATGGTGATCGCGCCGCTGATCGGTCCGGCGCTGGGTGCGAGCGTCGGCTCGGTGATCGACGACGAGGAACTGTTCGTCGAGAGCATGACCTACCAGATCATCGGGATCATCCTCGCGATCGGCGCCGCGGCCGCCTTCGCCTGGCTCGTCAAGACGACGAACATCGTCCCGCCCGGACTCAACATCGCGGCGGTCGGCGAGATTTCCGAACGGCTCGCGCCGGACTTACTGTCGCTCGTGATCGCGCTCGGCGCCGGCGTCGCCGGCATCGTCAGTATCGCGACGGGGATCTCCGTCGCGCTCGTCGGCGTCATGATCGCGGCGGCGCTGATTCCGCCCGCCGCAGCCGCGGGGGTCGCCATGGCCTGGGGTCGACCCGACGCGGCCATCGGCGCGACGGTGCTCGTGTTCGTGAACGTCCTCTCGGTGAACCTCGCCGGTCTGCTGACCCTGTGGTACCTCGGCTATCGACCCGAGAACCTGTTCGCACTCGGGGAGACGGAGCGACGGGTCCGGAAGCGAGTCGTCGGGCTCGTCGTGATCGTCCTGATCTTCTCCGCGTTCCTCGGCGTGATCACGTACTCCTCCTACCAGGCCGGAAACTTCGAGGAGACCGCCCGCGAGGAGGCCGCGCTCGTCCTCGAGGAGGACGAGTACGCCCAGTACCAGCTGCTCGAATTCGAGGTGGTGATGGACGAGGACTATCCGTTCCAGAGCCCCGAGCGGGTGATCATCACGATCGGCGGCCCCCCGGACGAAGCGCCGCCGGGGCTCGCCTCCGACCTCCGCGCCCGAATCGACGGCCACACGAACGAACCGGTCGAGATCGAGATCAGGTACATCGCGGTCTTCGAGGAGTAG
- a CDS encoding NOG1 family protein: MIFEDLPTTPTSEELIDKAFSRAARAGKAKGGLEAQQSMLQTAANIISDNLENVVTAWPDFAYEDDVHPFYYELADAIVDVDKLRQSLSETMWASRKAREIHEEYQPRLRKTDVDTARKHRKQAFARLADIVEQIDDELLYINESRNDLRDLPEINPDEPTIVVAGYPNVGKSSFVNDVTNARGETASYPFTTKGIGLGHFERDHVRYQIVDTPGLLDRPPEERNEIESQAVSAIEHLADCMLVVLDPSGECGYPLESQLELRDAIAARFEEVPVLTIANKVDRVERWSRDVERDYEMSVETGENVETVLEAAVEAIDYEPELPFEE; the protein is encoded by the coding sequence ATGATTTTCGAAGACCTTCCGACGACGCCCACGTCGGAAGAGCTGATCGACAAGGCGTTTTCACGGGCGGCGCGGGCCGGCAAGGCCAAAGGCGGCCTCGAGGCCCAGCAGTCGATGCTCCAGACCGCGGCGAACATCATCTCGGACAACTTAGAGAACGTCGTTACGGCGTGGCCGGACTTCGCGTACGAGGACGACGTCCACCCGTTCTACTACGAACTCGCGGATGCAATCGTCGACGTCGACAAACTCCGCCAGAGCCTCTCGGAGACGATGTGGGCCAGCCGCAAGGCCCGCGAGATCCACGAGGAGTACCAGCCGAGACTGCGCAAGACGGACGTCGACACCGCACGCAAACACCGTAAGCAGGCGTTCGCGCGGCTCGCGGACATCGTCGAGCAGATCGACGACGAACTCCTGTACATCAACGAGTCTCGCAACGACCTGCGGGACCTGCCCGAGATCAACCCCGACGAGCCGACGATCGTCGTCGCGGGCTACCCGAACGTCGGCAAGTCCTCGTTCGTCAACGACGTCACGAACGCCCGCGGCGAGACCGCCTCCTACCCGTTCACGACGAAGGGGATCGGCCTCGGCCACTTCGAACGCGATCACGTCCGCTACCAGATCGTCGACACGCCCGGACTGCTCGACCGGCCGCCGGAGGAGCGCAACGAGATCGAGTCCCAGGCGGTCAGCGCCATCGAGCACCTCGCCGACTGCATGCTCGTCGTGCTCGACCCCAGCGGCGAGTGCGGCTACCCCCTCGAGTCCCAGCTCGAGCTCCGGGACGCGATCGCCGCCCGGTTCGAGGAGGTCCCGGTGCTCACGATCGCGAACAAGGTCGACCGCGTCGAGCGCTGGAGCCGGGACGTCGAGCGCGACTACGAGATGAGCGTCGAGACCGGCGAGAACGTCGAGACGGTGCTCGAGGCGGCCGTCGAGGCGATCGACTACGAACCCGAGCTCCCGTTCGAAGAGTGA
- a CDS encoding DUF5518 domain-containing protein, protein MTNWRAVIIGFLVATVLGIVGLALPGIGQLAAGLIGGFVAGYIAGGGLGSGFWHGLLAGALGGIIGGLLIATVVGIAGWVGGPVGGAITGIAGLGIFAMAVLISFIMALESAIAGAVGGLLNPRPERSSRSRVE, encoded by the coding sequence ATGACAAACTGGCGCGCCGTCATCATCGGCTTCCTCGTCGCGACCGTCCTCGGGATCGTCGGCCTCGCCCTGCCGGGGATCGGCCAGCTCGCCGCGGGACTGATCGGCGGGTTCGTCGCCGGCTACATCGCCGGCGGCGGCCTCGGAAGCGGGTTCTGGCACGGGTTGCTCGCCGGGGCGCTCGGCGGTATCATCGGCGGGCTACTCATCGCCACCGTCGTCGGCATCGCGGGCTGGGTGGGCGGGCCCGTCGGCGGTGCGATCACCGGAATTGCCGGCCTCGGAATCTTCGCGATGGCCGTGCTCATTTCGTTCATCATGGCGCTCGAGAGCGCGATCGCGGGGGCCGTCGGCGGTCTGCTCAATCCGCGACCGGAGCGATCGAGCCGATCGAGAGTGGAGTAG
- a CDS encoding ribbon-helix-helix protein, CopG family, with protein MTHRVTVSLDDDARAALETLGAETGMGQSELVRRALSFYAANFEAARERPSDNLEQYYQMLSSGEHVLLDVDFLHAFLEHCYADGDPDPAFVEAADRVSDYHAREYENRFADVGELLEWLSFCGFLEVRHEAGGVYHVVFPSEAIQWFMTRFIERSTASMPTEIEIERGVSKTIVAERASDE; from the coding sequence ATGACCCACCGAGTGACGGTCTCGCTGGACGACGACGCTCGCGCGGCCCTCGAGACGCTCGGCGCCGAGACGGGAATGGGACAGAGCGAACTCGTTCGCCGCGCGCTCTCGTTTTACGCCGCGAACTTCGAGGCCGCCCGCGAACGACCCAGCGACAACCTAGAGCAGTACTACCAGATGCTCTCCTCGGGCGAGCACGTCCTCCTCGACGTGGACTTCTTACACGCCTTCCTCGAACACTGCTACGCCGACGGCGATCCCGATCCGGCGTTCGTCGAGGCGGCCGATCGGGTCTCGGATTACCACGCCCGCGAGTACGAGAACCGGTTCGCCGACGTCGGCGAACTCCTCGAGTGGCTCTCCTTCTGCGGATTCCTCGAGGTCCGCCACGAGGCGGGCGGGGTTTACCACGTCGTCTTTCCCTCGGAGGCGATCCAGTGGTTCATGACGCGCTTCATCGAGCGCAGCACCGCCTCGATGCCGACGGAGATCGAGATCGAACGGGGCGTTTCGAAGACGATCGTCGCCGAGCGGGCGAGCGACGAATAG
- a CDS encoding Nramp family divalent metal transporter yields MGLIDRLKAVGPGALVAAAFVGPGTVTTASVIGAEYAYLLIWTIAFSILATIVLQEMSARLGLITKEGLGEAFRDEFSNPIARGATVVLVVSAIGIGTAAFQTGNIVGGAAGLSTITGVSENVWGPLIGLVAAGLLWTGNYQLIERVFVGLVVVMGLAFVLNAIVVRPDLGTLGGGLVPTVPEGSAYLIAGLVGTTVVGYNLFLHASTVQERWDGASDLAECRTDTIAMIAVGGIITASIVVTAAAVFPEGTQITDVGEMADQLEPVFGGYALTLFAIGLFAAGFTSAMSAPLAGAYATAGALGWDRDLKSTRFRAVWGTILGVGIVFSALDYNPVEVIVFAQVANGLLLPILAVFLISAMNNDDLLGEYTNSALQNLLGGLVTLVVIGIGVQTLYDVLVL; encoded by the coding sequence ATGGGTCTCATCGACAGGCTGAAAGCAGTCGGCCCGGGGGCGCTCGTCGCGGCGGCGTTCGTCGGCCCGGGGACCGTGACGACCGCGAGCGTCATCGGCGCGGAGTACGCGTACCTGCTGATCTGGACGATCGCGTTCTCGATTCTCGCGACGATCGTCCTCCAGGAGATGAGCGCGCGCCTCGGGCTGATCACGAAGGAGGGGCTCGGTGAAGCATTTCGAGACGAGTTCTCGAACCCGATCGCGAGGGGTGCGACCGTCGTGCTCGTCGTGAGCGCGATCGGGATCGGGACGGCGGCGTTCCAGACCGGCAACATCGTCGGCGGCGCCGCCGGCCTGTCGACGATCACCGGCGTCAGTGAGAACGTCTGGGGGCCGCTCATCGGCCTCGTCGCCGCCGGCCTGCTGTGGACGGGGAACTACCAACTGATCGAGCGAGTGTTCGTCGGTCTCGTGGTCGTCATGGGACTTGCGTTCGTGCTCAACGCGATCGTGGTCCGGCCGGACCTCGGCACGCTCGGCGGCGGTCTCGTCCCGACGGTGCCCGAGGGCTCGGCGTACCTGATCGCCGGCCTCGTCGGAACCACCGTCGTCGGCTACAACCTGTTCCTGCACGCGAGCACCGTCCAGGAACGGTGGGACGGAGCGAGCGATCTGGCGGAGTGTCGCACCGACACGATCGCGATGATCGCCGTCGGCGGGATCATCACGGCCTCGATCGTGGTCACGGCCGCCGCGGTGTTCCCCGAGGGGACCCAGATCACCGACGTCGGCGAGATGGCGGACCAGCTCGAGCCGGTCTTCGGCGGCTACGCGCTCACGTTGTTCGCGATCGGCCTCTTCGCGGCCGGCTTTACGAGCGCGATGAGCGCGCCGCTGGCCGGCGCCTACGCGACCGCCGGCGCGCTCGGCTGGGACCGCGACCTGAAGTCGACCCGGTTCCGGGCGGTATGGGGGACGATCCTCGGCGTCGGCATCGTCTTCTCCGCGCTCGACTACAACCCGGTCGAGGTGATCGTCTTCGCGCAGGTGGCCAACGGCCTCCTGCTCCCGATCCTCGCCGTCTTCCTCATCTCCGCGATGAACAACGACGACCTGCTCGGCGAGTACACCAACAGCGCGCTGCAGAACCTCCTCGGCGGGCTCGTCACGCTCGTCGTGATCGGCATCGGCGTTCAGACGCTCTACGACGTTCTGGTACTCTAA